One window of Cryobacterium arcticum genomic DNA carries:
- a CDS encoding sensor histidine kinase, giving the protein MSVWQSLSAVLAGLTVVFLVLWLRSAVRQRGSRFDRSAAERVRIDLELSLAEQHGRLAIIRELQDIAVLSLARLITRAEGARYAAESDPSTAVRAATALVDDGRVTLADLRRVLTVAREGESIQARQPGLQSAHNLFGVMRDAGLAVGFTESGDRFPLKPGAELAIYRILQSALANALKHGGAGTEARVSFTWTQDGLQLLIDDDGIRAAARRESASASDFAARTTYTIDDDLKALSESISGADITQMRERAQLFGGIFNAGTVPGVGFSVSAVFPSLRFHNGVHGVNLSR; this is encoded by the coding sequence GTGTCTGTCTGGCAGAGTCTGAGCGCCGTCCTCGCGGGGCTGACCGTGGTCTTCCTCGTACTCTGGCTACGCTCGGCCGTGCGGCAGCGCGGCAGCCGGTTCGACCGGTCGGCCGCCGAACGCGTGCGGATCGACCTCGAACTCTCGCTCGCCGAACAGCACGGCCGGCTGGCGATCATCCGCGAGCTGCAGGACATCGCGGTGCTCTCGCTTGCGCGCCTGATCACACGGGCCGAGGGCGCCCGCTACGCGGCCGAGAGCGACCCGTCCACGGCCGTACGGGCGGCGACGGCGCTCGTTGACGACGGCAGGGTCACCCTGGCCGACCTCCGCCGCGTCCTCACCGTCGCGCGCGAGGGCGAGTCCATCCAGGCGAGGCAGCCGGGGCTGCAATCGGCCCACAACCTCTTCGGGGTGATGCGGGATGCCGGTCTGGCCGTCGGCTTCACCGAATCGGGCGACCGGTTCCCGCTCAAGCCCGGCGCTGAGTTGGCCATCTACCGGATCCTGCAGAGCGCGCTGGCCAACGCGCTCAAGCATGGCGGCGCCGGGACCGAGGCGCGGGTGTCCTTCACCTGGACGCAGGACGGCCTGCAGCTGCTCATCGACGATGACGGTATCCGTGCCGCCGCCCGCCGGGAGAGCGCGTCAGCGTCCGACTTCGCGGCCCGCACGACCTATACAATCGACGACGACCTCAAGGCGCTCAGCGAGAGCATCTCCGGCGCGGACATCACGCAGATGCGCGAGCGGGCCCAGCTCTTCGGTGGCATCTTCAACGCCGGCACGGTTCCGGGCGTCGGGTTCTCCGTCTCCGCGGTGTTCCCGTCCCTGCGATTCCACAACGGCGTGCACGGAGTGAACCTCTCCCGTTGA
- the def gene encoding peptide deformylase — MAVRPIVISGEPVLHSPAAPVVVFDDALRELVQDMFETMDAAPGVGLAGPQVGVGLRLFTFSYLDDDEVETRGVAINPELWITPVPASEADEDEDVEGCLSFPGERFPLRRAESAILRAVDLEQNPFEIRADGWLARIFQHEFDHLDGTLYVDRLEHHYAKIAAKVSRKRGWGVPGVSWLPGVDDLES; from the coding sequence ATGGCCGTACGACCGATAGTAATTTCAGGCGAACCCGTCCTGCACTCCCCCGCAGCCCCCGTCGTCGTTTTCGACGACGCGTTACGCGAGCTGGTGCAGGACATGTTCGAGACCATGGACGCCGCGCCCGGCGTCGGTCTCGCCGGACCCCAGGTGGGCGTGGGGCTGCGGCTCTTCACGTTCAGCTACCTGGATGACGACGAGGTCGAGACCCGCGGGGTCGCCATCAACCCGGAGCTGTGGATCACCCCGGTGCCGGCCTCAGAGGCGGACGAGGACGAGGACGTCGAGGGATGCCTGTCGTTCCCGGGCGAGCGGTTCCCGCTGCGCCGCGCGGAATCGGCGATCCTGCGCGCCGTCGACCTCGAGCAGAACCCGTTCGAGATCCGCGCAGACGGGTGGCTGGCCAGGATCTTCCAGCACGAGTTCGACCACCTCGACGGCACCCTGTACGTGGACCGGCTCGAGCACCACTACGCCAAGATCGCCGCCAAGGTGAGCCGCAAGCGCGGGTGGGGTGTTCCCGGCGTGAGCTGGCTGCCCGGGGTCGACGATCTCGAGAGCTGA
- a CDS encoding DMT family transporter, with product MTPDLTDLAGEIAIDPRQAIGIPLALIGAVFLSLGAQFQHRGVTKVEASTVEVTGGLSTRQLVLLLSRPSWVFGTLMLGMAIAFQLTSLAFAPLIVVQPLGAVALVITAILNARVSRLKLNRASIIAIAMCVGGVGLFVTVAAFTAVDKPVTDANLITILIVLAVVLCAFAAAFAMLRTRFQAIFYIIGAGVLYGFVATLAKVIINRIQNGNFEWLTLVCVAGLLLAAGAGAYFVQNAYSSGPPDLVIAGLTVIDPMIAVGIGIIVLGEASQAPAWAGVLFALAGAVAIWGVFRLAKYHPQSAS from the coding sequence GTGACTCCCGACCTGACAGACCTGGCTGGGGAGATCGCCATCGATCCTCGTCAGGCAATTGGAATCCCGCTCGCGTTGATCGGGGCGGTGTTCCTCTCGTTGGGCGCACAATTCCAGCACCGCGGGGTGACCAAGGTCGAGGCATCCACCGTCGAGGTCACCGGTGGCCTGAGCACCCGTCAGCTCGTTCTCCTGCTGTCCCGCCCGTCCTGGGTGTTCGGCACCCTCATGCTCGGCATGGCCATCGCCTTCCAGCTCACCAGCCTCGCCTTCGCGCCGCTCATCGTCGTCCAGCCGCTCGGCGCGGTCGCGCTGGTGATCACCGCGATCCTCAACGCCAGGGTCAGCCGGCTCAAACTCAACCGGGCGTCGATCATCGCCATCGCCATGTGCGTGGGCGGTGTGGGCCTGTTCGTCACGGTCGCGGCCTTCACGGCCGTGGACAAGCCCGTGACCGACGCCAACCTCATCACGATCCTCATCGTGCTCGCGGTGGTGCTCTGCGCCTTCGCCGCGGCCTTCGCGATGCTGCGCACCCGGTTCCAGGCGATCTTCTACATCATCGGCGCCGGCGTGCTGTACGGCTTCGTCGCCACGCTCGCCAAGGTGATCATCAACCGCATCCAGAACGGCAACTTCGAGTGGCTCACCCTCGTCTGCGTCGCCGGACTGCTGCTCGCCGCGGGCGCAGGGGCGTACTTCGTGCAGAACGCCTATTCCTCCGGCCCGCCGGACCTGGTCATCGCCGGGCTCACGGTGATCGACCCGATGATCGCCGTCGGAATCGGGATCATCGTCTTGGGGGAGGCCTCGCAGGCTCCCGCCTGGGCCGGCGTGCTGTTCGCCCT